Proteins encoded within one genomic window of Pygocentrus nattereri isolate fPygNat1 chromosome 7, fPygNat1.pri, whole genome shotgun sequence:
- the LOC108431212 gene encoding arrestin domain-containing protein 4 isoform X2 produces the protein MADKVKMLGLLFDNDQGSGYSPGEVVSGHVLIDLSTPTIIRAIRLLATGCCRVGWIEGSRSQPACALNIVPSPFLSRCCEEREYLCLSKTLLEATGNEGLSLEVGRHEIPFELELPQRPLVPSFTGKHGGVCYSVKAVLQRPLHHDQHVCRELLIISHVDVNSPELVCPVAESNEKMIGCWIFASGPVSLNVNIERKGYSKGESIPIHAEIENCSSRLVMPKAVIYQIQTYKARGKTIRYKHVVASVRGNHIPSGCAITWNGKTLKIPSVSPSILNSDILRVEYSLAVIVQIPGAKKLKVELPVVIGTTSYSGFGSRSLHVISGFSAGWLPFTLPDTPEAPPNYADVVSEEEFDQHHPTFSPSQQSDELERQLSSQVFAYIQQFHLQPPPLYSEVDPNPVQQQSVFCL, from the exons ATGGCTGACAAAGTGAAAATGTTGGGCTTACTTTTTGACAACGACCAAGGGAGCGGGTACAGCCCCGGGGAGGTCGTGTCGGGGCATGTTTTGATCGACCTTTCAACGCCTACCATAATCAGAGCCATCCGACTGTTAGCTACAGGATGTTGTCGAGTTGGCTGGATTGAGGGATCACGAAGTCAGCCTGCATGTGCTCTTAACATCGTCCCATCCCCGTTTTTATCCCGTTGTTGTGAAGAAAGGGAATATCTCTGTCTGTCAAAAACGCTCCTAGAAGCAACAG gtaatgaaggcctcAGCCTTGAAGTAGGGCGCCATGAAATACCCTTTGAATTGGAACTGCCTCAAAG ACCCCTTGTTCCTTCGTTCACTGGAAAGCATGGCGGTGTTTGCTATTCGGTGAAGGCTGTTCTGCAGAGACCACTCCATCATGACCAACATGTTTGCAGAGAACTGCTTATCATCAGCCATGTTGATGTCAACTCTCCAGAACTGGTG TGCCCTGTGGCAGAAAGTAATGAGAAGATGATTGGCTGCTGGATCTTTGCCTCAGGTCCCGTCTCCCTGAATGTCAATATTGAGCGAAAAGGATACAGCAAAG GAGAGTCCATTCCAATCCATGCAGAAATCGAGAACTGCTCCTCTCGACTGGTCATGCCTAAAGCAGTTATTTACCAGATCCAGACCTACAAAGCCAGAGGAAAAACTATAAGATACAAGCATGTGGTTGCCAGTGTGAGAGGTAATCACATCCCGTCAGGCTGCGCTATCACATGGAATGGAAAAACACTGAAGATACCATCGGTCTCTCCGTCCATCCTTAATTCCGACATTCTGAGAGTGGAATACTCCCTAGCT GTTATAGTTCAGATACCAGGTGCCAAGAAACTGAAGGTGGAGCTTCCTGTTGTGATTGGCACTACTTCCTACAGTGGCTTTGGCAGTCGCAGTCTTCACGTGATCAGTGGGTTCAGCGCAGGCTGGCTCCCCTTCACCCTCCCAGACACACCTGAAG CGCCTCCCAACTATGCAGATGTTGTGTCAGAAGAGGAATTTGACCAGCACCATCCAACCTTCTCACCTTCCCAGCAGTCAGATGAGCTGGAGAGGCAGCTGAGTAGCCAGGTCTTCGCTTACATTCAGCAATTCCATCTCCAACCACCTCCACTATACTCAGAG GTTGACCCAAACCCAGTGCAACAACAGTCAGTATTTTGTCTCTGA
- the LOC108431212 gene encoding arrestin domain-containing protein 4 isoform X1 — protein sequence MNPEMADKVKMLGLLFDNDQGSGYSPGEVVSGHVLIDLSTPTIIRAIRLLATGCCRVGWIEGSRSQPACALNIVPSPFLSRCCEEREYLCLSKTLLEATGNEGLSLEVGRHEIPFELELPQRPLVPSFTGKHGGVCYSVKAVLQRPLHHDQHVCRELLIISHVDVNSPELVCPVAESNEKMIGCWIFASGPVSLNVNIERKGYSKGESIPIHAEIENCSSRLVMPKAVIYQIQTYKARGKTIRYKHVVASVRGNHIPSGCAITWNGKTLKIPSVSPSILNSDILRVEYSLAVIVQIPGAKKLKVELPVVIGTTSYSGFGSRSLHVISGFSAGWLPFTLPDTPEAPPNYADVVSEEEFDQHHPTFSPSQQSDELERQLSSQVFAYIQQFHLQPPPLYSEVDPNPVQQQSVFCL from the exons A TGAACCCAGAGATGGCTGACAAAGTGAAAATGTTGGGCTTACTTTTTGACAACGACCAAGGGAGCGGGTACAGCCCCGGGGAGGTCGTGTCGGGGCATGTTTTGATCGACCTTTCAACGCCTACCATAATCAGAGCCATCCGACTGTTAGCTACAGGATGTTGTCGAGTTGGCTGGATTGAGGGATCACGAAGTCAGCCTGCATGTGCTCTTAACATCGTCCCATCCCCGTTTTTATCCCGTTGTTGTGAAGAAAGGGAATATCTCTGTCTGTCAAAAACGCTCCTAGAAGCAACAG gtaatgaaggcctcAGCCTTGAAGTAGGGCGCCATGAAATACCCTTTGAATTGGAACTGCCTCAAAG ACCCCTTGTTCCTTCGTTCACTGGAAAGCATGGCGGTGTTTGCTATTCGGTGAAGGCTGTTCTGCAGAGACCACTCCATCATGACCAACATGTTTGCAGAGAACTGCTTATCATCAGCCATGTTGATGTCAACTCTCCAGAACTGGTG TGCCCTGTGGCAGAAAGTAATGAGAAGATGATTGGCTGCTGGATCTTTGCCTCAGGTCCCGTCTCCCTGAATGTCAATATTGAGCGAAAAGGATACAGCAAAG GAGAGTCCATTCCAATCCATGCAGAAATCGAGAACTGCTCCTCTCGACTGGTCATGCCTAAAGCAGTTATTTACCAGATCCAGACCTACAAAGCCAGAGGAAAAACTATAAGATACAAGCATGTGGTTGCCAGTGTGAGAGGTAATCACATCCCGTCAGGCTGCGCTATCACATGGAATGGAAAAACACTGAAGATACCATCGGTCTCTCCGTCCATCCTTAATTCCGACATTCTGAGAGTGGAATACTCCCTAGCT GTTATAGTTCAGATACCAGGTGCCAAGAAACTGAAGGTGGAGCTTCCTGTTGTGATTGGCACTACTTCCTACAGTGGCTTTGGCAGTCGCAGTCTTCACGTGATCAGTGGGTTCAGCGCAGGCTGGCTCCCCTTCACCCTCCCAGACACACCTGAAG CGCCTCCCAACTATGCAGATGTTGTGTCAGAAGAGGAATTTGACCAGCACCATCCAACCTTCTCACCTTCCCAGCAGTCAGATGAGCTGGAGAGGCAGCTGAGTAGCCAGGTCTTCGCTTACATTCAGCAATTCCATCTCCAACCACCTCCACTATACTCAGAG GTTGACCCAAACCCAGTGCAACAACAGTCAGTATTTTGTCTCTGA